The following are encoded in a window of Dioscorea cayenensis subsp. rotundata cultivar TDr96_F1 chromosome 16, TDr96_F1_v2_PseudoChromosome.rev07_lg8_w22 25.fasta, whole genome shotgun sequence genomic DNA:
- the LOC120279009 gene encoding uncharacterized protein LOC120279009 isoform X3, producing the protein MDYDDNDFQSQNFQLVGEDNRFPSSLQSFSLPKLDLDDHFDVRLKFDPLVESECFLGIQGQDNNWIENFSSGSSALDFTSSAAESCSISRHNNVWSEATSSESVEMLLKSVGGDELINDGSIIEEVGAHDQLTGVEGHIQTCYKMDDIIKIDPTQPPDICSKSLSGVNECQGRDQSQVDALAQASEGEKSGMDMDVGSFGERSGSDQESGAEQCTIDRKGIASLADAPPKCAAVCEDLLEKTVDEDPVGVTKIDREASAPVACSVQADDSVVSAGNLMLSENVMEKNSDIPMTLNDSFKHESDHDNVTDEPSVSCGADNTLTSVKNSSCLEANVDPPVLLMERCNESIFSGNPDELLEAIAYPVNTCNKDGEIGDFKMARTEQMPYLKLEGGRNQEKSSVEFNKEENADQSCGTEVEDVSQNLQESCSKNNSCSENVLCTEIVKLTDGHGEVKLDRSTEGMKENDGSEIGEIKDISSQLGNNSNREAAELDSSNEERHGAVGPEVKNGDTLPTRVFDTSLLKIASSDEDKSVADGAFEKEVTADLPQTDFLDKSFSATLANDTDVDLLSSTSHKSLGMSSDHKSKAESCDIQETLHDSLPEWAQPSIHSSTISSNSDASIVLDKINPISAAVQDTVMLNVVEDSSTNNMVHNMPEKRETESTLQPPLSVNVMHFTETSCSLLKNAEAQTFDKQVSDPIAMDGLSGEEIIHVDSVASLPAADVYSAFPTNETNNQQSHSDEAQLIDADLEPDQRKSSIPPSDSIQEDKKDDTCMMVSKAYSNFQLITSKNSVDDSDRSSPISESAEANQANVTSVNAEQLSPEGRAENLSSHGPDLVSPTVTSCIEISKDRREQQKKNEDLSNRAGSVGEDRCCISADTARSACGAEPVDNNSKEGTALEDNRNPSFEVSTAICSDKTHNVSRPPTVKPQKRSQTATKNTQESHFESEVEVTKTIHEDGTVASRSYSGKTAKPDGKITEETPPLSQTTEKDGKQCSTPPSAVLTMGSDNYPEMRQYPGTKDASLFHQPFTDLQQVQLRAQIFVYGSLIQGTPPDEACMLSAFGETDVRRGYWEGMLRVAVERFQNQKSPSSGCETPVHSRSGVRVSEQVTRSKSLPNKSHNPPVTKFAPSVSSLSFPTPLWSSSARDSLQASMPRGTHLDFNQAVSPLHSYQSPQMGHYSSNGASWFPPNYPATVVIPSQCSRLDANPQYSAVPVTATVQVTPTRESSVSRASVQPGAASALLPSPGPSVTVATTVPIEVNRKTPTIVNNKNPSPAQRSRKRKKTTVSDKVEPVFPASQTQAEPAAATPIAKTVTFSAVQPSSSSPTKNSSIVPVITSCNISPTHNQIVASGNTEQSAIFPEETSSRIEQTKLQAEEAAALASSAVRHSQGIWSQLALQKNSGLASECEEKLASAAVAAAAAAAVAKAAAAAAKVASDAALQAKMMADEALDLVKTANTSKNSDADYHVGKKMTMLTPVSILKGKDKFHGSSSVISAAREASRRRLEAASAAAKRAENLDAILRAAELAAEAVAQAGVIVAMGDPLPVAFNELAEAGPENYFKVLSSASGRSGKTSQIAGDQLAVDFSGGQDKSAKNASDWLNHNEIQKVPAGDTKSSHDKLPSAAEQNHSGSIMGNASSSDPIIICERDHLASISMENGISKDTLVEVMPNDDRFRGAWFSAHVLELKDGKAHVCYNDLQDEGSGQRKEWIPLEVDGNKAPRIRIAHPMTITKPEGTKKRRRDAVGKYEWSVGDHVEAWRFDGWWEGIVTEKSKEDETNLTVHFPAGGDTLTFKAWNLRPSLIWKDGQWTQWVRFRDVSCQSYEGDTPFEKRPKLSRLEASLNSEVDGRGNEETRPLTLSAKESTFTAGKNVRGEKSSNPRQMTRTGLRKEGAGVVFGIPKPASRLLRSTSKTDPQGKRAFNSRPKWSRPVKSQTIQSRSMAEKENSSVSNASASSGGESGQDLSLHPVASLGNEHDQLIKKNTLEMGSSFRAVGPTSSSSLEFSFQSVPGVATLKNFSGAEDDRGIKGKLMSVAEKSFRSEKGFEHPGKAMSETVEPRRSNRRIQPTSRLLEGLQSSLIISKIPNVSHDKGPRALHRGGSSSRGNTHG; encoded by the exons ATGGATTATGATGACAATGATTTTCAAAGCCAGAACTTTCAACTAGTTGGAGAAGACAACAGATTCCCATCAAGTCTACAGTCTTTTTCTCTGCCAAAGCTAGATCTTGATGATCACTTTGATGTCCGTCTTAAGTTTGATCCATTAGTTGAATCAGAGTGTTTTCTTGGAATACAAGGTCAAGATAACAACTggattgaaaatttttcttctgGGAGCAGTGCATTAGATTTTACTTCCAGCGCTGCTGAATCTTGCTCCATTTCAAGGCATAACAATGTGTGGTCTGAGGCTACATCATCTGAATCTGTTGAAATGCTATTGAAATCTGTTGGCGGAGATGAATTGATAAATGATGgttctatcattgaagaagtggGTGCTCATGATCAACTGACTGGTGTAGAAGGCCACATACAAACCTGTTATAAGATGGATGATATCATAAAGATTGATCCTACTCAGCCTCCAGACATATGCTCCAAAAGCTTATCAGGTGTGAATGAGTGTCAAGGCAGGGATCAGTCTCAGGTTGATGCCCTAGCTCAAGCTTCTGAGGGAGAGAAGTCTGGCATGGATATGGATGTGGGTTCCTTTGGTGAAAGATCGGGCTCTGATCAGGAGTCTGGTGCTGAGCAATGCACCATAGATCGGAAGGGAATTGCATCATTGGCTGATGCCCCCCCAAAATGTGCAGCAGTGTGTGAGGATTTGTTGGAGAAGACTGTAGATGAAGATCCTGTAGGTGTCACAAAAATTGATAGAGAAGCCTCTGCTCCTGTTGCTTGTAGTGTGCAAGCTGATGATTCTGTTGTATCTGCTGGAAATCTGATGTTATCAGAGAATGTAATGGAGAAAAACTCTGATATCCCTATGACTCTGAATGATTCCTTTAAACATGAAAGTGATCATGATAATGTGACTGATGAGCCTTCAGTAAGCTGTGGCGCTGATAACACCCTCACTAGTGTTAAGAACTCTTCTTGTTTGGAGGCAAATGTAGACCCACCGGTCCTATTGATGGAGAGATGTAATGAGTCTATATTTTCTGGGAACCCAGATGAATTGCTCGAAGCAATTGCATACCCGGTAAACACCTGTAACAAAGATGGTGAAATTGGTGATTTCAAAATGGCAAGGACAGAGCAGATGCCTTATCTTAAACTGGAAGGAGGTAGGAATCAGGAAAAATCTTCTGTTGAATTCAACAAGGAAGAAAATGCAGATCAATCTTGCGGGACAGAAGTTGAAGATGTTAGCCAAAATCTGCAAGAATCTTGCTCAAAAAATAATTCCTGCAGTGAAAATGTTTTGTGCACTGAAATTGTGAAACTGACTGATGGACATGGAGAGGTAAAGCTTGATCGTTCTACGGAAGGAATGAAAGAAAATGATGGCTCTGAAATTGGTGAAATCAAGGATATAAGTAGTCAATTGGGAAACAATAGTAACAGAGAGGCAGCTGAACTGGATTCTTCAAATGAAGAGAGACATGGTGCAGTTGGGCCTGAAGTTAAAAATGGTGATACCTTGCCAACTAGAGTGTTCGACACTTCTCTGTTAAAAATAGCATCTTCTGATGAAGATAAGAGTGTTGCAGATGGAGCTTTTGAGAAAGAAGTTACCGCAGATCTGCCACAAACTGATTTTCTGGATAAATCCTTTTCAGCTACATTAGCAAATGATACAGATGTGGATTTGCTATCTTCCACCAGCCACAAATCTCTTGGAATGTCTAGTGACCATAAATCAAAGGCAGAGTCTTGTGACATTCAAGAGACTCTGCACGATTCTCTTCCGGAATGGGCACAACCATCCATACATTCTAGCACCATCAGTTCTAACAGTGATGCTTCCATTGTTTTGGATAAGATTAATCCTATATCAGCTGCGGTTCAAGATACTGTAATGCTAAATGTGGTTGAAGATTCATCGACCAATAATATGGTTCATAATATGCCAG AAAAAAGGGAAACAGAATCAACTTTGCAACCGCCTTTGAGTGTAAATGTTATGCACTTCACTGAAACCTCATGCTCTTTACTGAAAAATGCTGAAGCTCAGACATTTGACAAGCAGGTTTCTGATCCAATTGCCATGGATGGTTTGTCTGGAGAGGAAATAATTCATGTTGACTCAG TTGCTAGTCTTCCTGCAGCTGATGTCTACTCTGCTTTCCCAACAAATGAGACAAATAATCAGCAGTCACATTCTGATGAAGCCCAGCTTATTGATGCTGATTTAGAACCAGATCAAAGGAAATCATCTATACCCCCATCAGATTCAATTCAGGAGGACAAGAAGGATGATACATGTATGATGGTTTCGAAGGCTTACTCAAATTTCCAATTAATTACATCAAAAAATTCAGTGGATGATTCTG ACCGATCTTCTCCTATAAGTGAAAGTGCAGAGGCCAACCAAGCTAATGTTACTTCAG TTAACGCTGAGCAGCTATCACCAGAAGGTAGAGCTGAAAATTTAAGCTCTCATGGGCCGGATTTGGTTTCACCCACAGTCACTAGTTGCATTGAAATTTCTAAAGATAGGAGGGAACAgcagaagaagaatgaagatttGTCGAATAGAGCAGGATCTGTTGGAGAAGACCGGTGTTGTATTTCTGCTGACACTGCAAGGAGTGCGTGTGGTGCTGAACCTGTGGATAATAATTCCAAGGAGGGCACTGCTTTGGAAGATAATagaaatccatcatttgaggtTTCAACAGCCATCTGTTCTGATAAGACTCACAATGTGTCGAGACCTCCCACTGTAAAACCTCAAAAGCGTTCTCAG aCAGCAACAAAGAACACTCAGGAAAGCCATTTTGAGTCGGAAGTAGAAGTCACCAAAACAATTCATGAAGATGGGACAGTAGCATCTAGGAGCTACTCTGGAAAAACTGCCAAACCTGATGGGAAGATTACTGAAGAAACACCACCATTGAGCCAGACAACTGAAAAAGATGGCAAACAATGTAGCACACCACCAAGTGCTGTTTTAACCATGGGCAGTGACAATTATCCAGAGATGAGGCAATATCCTGGTACTAAGGATG CTTCTTTGTTCCATCAACCTTTCACAGATTTACAACAAGTGCAATTGCGTGCACAAATTTTTGTTTATGGATCTCTTAT TCAGGGAACCCCACCTGATGAAGCTTGTATGCTCTCGGCTTTTGGGGAAACTG ATGTGAGACGTGGTTATTGGGAAGGTATGCTACGTGTGGCAGTTGAACGGTTCCAGAATCAGAAATCGCCCTCTAGTGGTTGTGAAACCCCAGTGCATTCTCGCTCtg GTGTTAGGGTTTCTGAGCAAGTTACGAGGAGCAAATCTCTTCCAAACAAAAGCCACAACCCTCCTGTCACCAAGTTTGCACCATCAGTCAGCTCATTATCTTTTCCAACACCTTTGTGGAGCAGCTCTGCTCGTGATAGTTTACAGGCAAGTATGCCAAGGGGCACTCACCTTGACTTTAATCAGGCTGTATCgcctttgcattcttatcaatCACCACAAATGGGACATTACTCGAGCAATGGCGCATCTTGGTTTCCTCCCAATTATCCTGCAACTGTGGTCATCCCATCTCAATGTTCAAGGCTTGATGCTAACCCACAATATTCAGCCGTCCCAGTTACTGCAACAGTTCAAGTAACACCAACTAGGGAATCATCTGTTTCACGCGCCTCTGTGCAGCCTGGTGCTGCAAGTGCTCTGCTGCCGTCCCCAGGTCCAAGTGTTACAGTGGCGACAACTGTTCCTATTGAAGTAAATAGGAAGACACCAACCATTGTGAATAATAAGAATCCATCGCCTGCTCAGAGATctagaaaaaggaagaaaactACAGTCTCTGATAAGGTTGAGCCTGTTTTCCCAGCATCTCAAACTCAGGCTGAACCTGCTGCTGCTACTCCTATTGCAAAGACTGTAACATTCTCTGCTGTCCAGCCCTCTAGTAGCTCGCCAACAAAAAATAGTTCCATTGTGCCTGTGATTACATCTTGTAACATCTCTCCAACACATAATCAGATAGTAGCAAGTGGTAATACTGAGCAGAGTGCCATTTTTCCTGAAGAGACAAGTAGTAGAATTGAGCAGACAAAGCTACAAGCAGAAGAGGCTGCTGCTCTTGCTTCTTCTGCTGTTAGGCATAGCCAAGGCATATGGAGTCAGTTAGCGTTGCAGAAAAATTCTGGATTAGCATCAGAATGTGAAGAAAAACTTGCTTCTGCAGCTGTTGCAGCCGCAGCAGCAGCTGCTGTTGCAAAGGCAGCTGCTGCAGCTGCCAAAGTTGCCTCAGATGCTGCTTTACAGGCTAAGATGATGGCAGATGAAGCTCTGGATTTGGTTAAAACTGCAAATACTTCCAAGAATTCTGATGCTGACTACCATGTCGGTAAAAAAATGACAATGCTTACACCTGTATCCATTTTGAAGGGCAAAGACAAGTTCCATGGATCCAGTTCAGTTATTTCTGCTGCGCGTGAGGCTTCCAGAAGAAGATTAGAAGCAGCTTCAGCTGCCGCCAAAAGAGCAGAAAATTTGGACGCTATACTGAGGGCGGCAGAGTTGGCTGCAGAAGCAGTAGCACAAGCAGGAGTTATTGTTGCGATGGGGGATCCTTTACCTGTTGCATTTAATGAATTGGCAGAAGCTGGCCCAGAAAATTACTTCAAAGTGCTTTCCTCAGCTTCTGGGAGATCTGGCAAAACAAGTCAGATTGCAGGAGATCAACTAGCTGTAGATTTTTCTGGCGGTCAAGACAAATCAGCTAAAAATGCCAGTGATTGGTTGAATCACAATGAAATTCAGAAAGTTCCTGCTGGAGATACAAAATCTTCTCATGATAAGCTTCCTTCAGCGGCTGAGCAAAATCATTCAG GTAGTATAATGGGTAATGCATCTTCAAGTGATCCGATTATTATATGTGAAAGAGACCATTTGGCAAGTATTTCAATGGAGAATGGCATATCAAAGGATACTCTTGTTGAG GTTATGCCTAATGATGATAGATTCAGAGGGGCTTGGTTTTCTGCACATGTTCTGGAGCTGAAGGATGGTAAAGCACATGTCTGCTACAATGATCTTCAGGATGAAG GCTCTGGTCAGCGTAAGGAATGGATACCACTTGAAGTTGATGGGAATAAAGCTCCCAGAATAAGAATTGCACATCCCATGACTATAACCAAGCCTGAAGGAACAAAGAAGCGGCGAAGGGATGCTGTAGGGAAGTATGAGTGGTCTGTTGGTGATCATGTAGAAGCATGGAGATTTGATGG TTGGTGGGAAGGTATTGTCACTGAGAAGAGCAAGGAGGATGAAACAAATCTCACAGTGCATTTTCCAG CTGGAGGTGATACATTGACTTTCAAGGCTTGGAACCTTCGACCATCACTCATTTGGAAGGATGGCCAATGGACACAATGGGTTCGTTTTAGAGACGTTAGCTGTCAATCATATGAG GGGGATACACCTTTTGAGAAAAGACCAAAGTTAAGCAGGCTTGAAGCCAGTCTCAATTCAGAAGTTGATGGAAGGGGAAATGAGGAGACTAGGCCATTGACGTTGTCTGCTAAAGAAAGCACATTTACTGCTGGAAAGAATGTGAGAGGAGAGAAAAGTTCTAATCCTCGTCAAATGACAAGGACTGGTCTGCGGAAGGAAGGAGCAGGGGTTGTCTTTGGTATTCCCAAGCCTG CATCTCGCTTACTGAGAAGTACTTCCAAAACTGATCCTCAAGGAAAGCGAGCTTTTAACTCCAGGCCTAAGTGGTCAAGACCTGTCAAATCCCAAACAATTCAGAGCAGGAGTATGGCAGAGAAAGAGAACTCGTCTGTCAGCAATGCATCAGCTTCCAGTGGTGGGGAATCTGGCCAAGATTTGTCCCTGCATCCTGTAGCTTCTCTTGGCAATGAACATGACCAGCTAATAAAGAAGAATACTCTAGAAATGGGCTCTTCCTTCAGAGCTGTTGGGCCCACCAGTAGCTCTTCGCtggaattttcttttcaatctgTACCTGGTGTTGCAACCTTAAAGAATTTTTCTGGTGCTGAGGATGATCGTGGGATAAAAGGAAAGCTTATGTCAGTGGCAGAGAAATCATTTAGAAGTGAGAAGGGCTTTGAGCATCCTGGAAAAGCAATGTCTGAAACTGTCGAGCCTCGTAGATCCAACCGAAGAATTCAGCCAACCTCGAGG CTGCTTGAGGGACTACAGAGCTCTTTGATTATTTCCAAGATTCCTAATGTTTCACATGATAAGGGTCCCCGTGCTCTTCATAGAGGTGGTTCATCTTCAAGGG GGAATACTCATGGCTGA